The DNA region tttacatttttagccccgagacgaagtcggggaGGGGAGCTTATCTATACCCTGGCGTCTTTGTTGGCGTCCAGatctggttaaagtttttgttgcaggtcctatATGCAAGATATTACTTGTCCTCGATATTACTTGTCCTATGTtcaacttgcatggatgatgtaTCTGGATGCTGAATCTTTGCCatatgaatttcagatgctaaAGGAGctaggttaaggtttttggagctggttaaattTTTAGGttcaggtgccctttgataacCATTTCTAAGTCACTACTAGTCCTAACTTGTCCtaacttgtcctaacttcaccaaacttgcattgatggtgcgtcttatgatacttatgCACTTGACAGTcttgaatgctgaatttgagccataggttttggatgctggatgaggttaaggtttttggagctcaCAGTCGTCCAGTTGAGCACTCTTACAAACACATTTGTTTGTCCGTGGCAAAAGTTATGCATCTCAGGCGGTCTGGCGGATGGTTATTACAAACACTGATATagtgaaaatttatttaatccAAGGAAATTCATCTTTATGTCCACAGAAGAGAGAGAAGCACTGATTTCATGGTTATGACGTCCATGAAGCCTTCTCCTAAATTGTAAAAGTCATTACCTCTGGGTCAGGATGTCAGGCCCCTGGTTAGGGTCAATATGGTGCTTATGTggaaatgtatttaattttatgatattttcttCTATACTTTCACAGTTGTGGAAGATTAGCTACGGTAAATgtgtttttaggtcacctgagtaaactaaGGTgccctattgctatccgtttttgTCCGTCGTGGTGCGTCGACTGTAttgtgttaacaattttacattattaacttcttaaaaactacaaggctgaaTGTTGCCATTTTTgttgtgaggcatctctatgaaAAGAGGAATttgaattgtgaaattcatggctctaccaccccggTGCGCCACCTGTGGGGCCCAATATGCAATGGGGCCcaatatgcaaaaaagccaaattttcaaaaatcttcttctctatacTCCCACAcctgtgaggaaaaaactggttgcatagttatgatgtccatgaagccctctaccaaaattgtgaaattcatggcccctgggtcagggttctggctctagggtggggtcaatatggccatatagtaaaaatgtattaaatcttagaaaatcttcttctctattaacatatatatttgttaaaaactaaatgcatgattatgatgtccatgaggccctctactaaaattgtgaaattcatgacccctgggtcaggggccATGAGGGgagggggcaatatggcaatatagtgttaatgcatacataatgtttaaaaattttgaaacatgtgtttgtgtctgtctgtcagtccaTTCTGTCCGTCCATTTGTCTGTAACAAAAATTtgtcgcatttttctcagcaactattcattgcagatgcttgaaactttaacacactatttgtttaggcatgccatatcgtgggatatatttttgtaccaatctgatgccaacttcctgttaaatgttgactttgcttattttgtatattcacatcagagtggGGGTATTACTAGTGAGCTTTGGCTCACAGAAATCTTATTCTAATGTAGTTTTTATGCCCAAAAAAGTTGGCCTCCTTAACTCATTGACTAGCTGTTAATTTGTTTTCTAGATATATCCATTTAATTTCCAATCTTGTCTTCCAACTTCTGCTTGGTCTGCCTTTGGAACTTGTCCATAAATTCTGGAGAGTCTTCCTGATATATGTGTTAGGAGTTATTGCAGGTATTCAATTAAAGTCAAGATGTTAATTTTTCAtgtaaagaaagataactctgatAAAATCAAATGGAAGTCCTGATTATTATCATATTCATATATAGTACCGATACTACACTATTTTGTAGGTTCCCTCGCCCACTCTGTGACTGACCACTCTGTGTCCCTGTGTGGGGCCAGTGGGGGGTGCTATGCTTTGATTGGTGCTCATATTGCATCTGTTATAACAGTAAGTTTCCCAAAATCCTGGGCTCCACATTTTGctccaatttaatttaatattctctATATTGATAACCGTTACATTTCATATACAATATTGCACTTAATTTGATcatgcattgaaaaaaataataaacgtAAAACACtattaaatacaatgtaatatctTTTTCCTGCAGAAAAATTAAAGATTCTTTAGAATAGAAATtatgttatatataaattatgttatatatatattcttttcagtataaacaattttaatagcatatatttggtataaatcatatacataattaagaaaaaaggtacatgtacatgattgtgTATGTTATTGAATTATTCTTAAACTTTTTTCAGAACTGGAAAGAGATGAACTACAAGTGCTGTGATGGTTCTTTGATACGGTTTCTCCTGAGTGCTCCTGTCAGACTATCAGTATTTCTAGTGTTAGGTAAGTACAACCGCTGACAGcaagtgatttttattaaacattcatattaaatactgaaatctgattggtttagatgcagTTTATAATCCGTTTTATGACCCACAGCATTGCAACACACTTGACAAtggataaacaatgaatttttacatgcaCGTTTATGTGCATGTACGTAGAATGCTGTAGAATTCATTGCATTCCTAAAGAAGTCAGTTgagttttctttgaaattaagacattcagtataatcaaataaatagtgcctgtttgccAGCTATAGggcaacagttgaaattgacactcctcaaaaaccattgtcaacctccgcttcaaGTCAGTTGACAGTGGTTTTCTCGGTGGTGTCAGTTTCAACTGTtgtcctcccaaacaggcactatttataaaatagtAAGTCTTGTACAAACCTGTATTACACTCAAGTACAATTCTAGCAGAGTACTTGCAGTTAAAGGCACTGGTGAAGATTTTATTCAGAGCAGAAGACTTCATTCAGTACGTGCTTGAGTGAACACGGGATTAAATTTAGGCATTGatcaaacaaaaaagaaaaaataaatcttgtgCACTAAAAATTTGTGCCAATTTAAAGCAATTGCATTTGCGCTAAAATACATACTATTTATCCGTTTTTTtggcgtgtcacaaaatttgtaaaaactgGGAAATtgtgtagcatttttaatttgcgtcagtcatttttGCGAATTGaaaaagtttcttatagaaaaGAGATCGAAAATGAGATCATTGCAGAAATTACTGGATATACCGCATGTGccagattttttgttttacagttTGGAAAGAAGTAATTTTAATATAGCTTCTCTCTTTCAGCAATTGGTGACACCAGTGTAGCTGTGTATAGAAGATTCTTTGAAGAGGGAGCTACAAAAATTGGTATCTCTGCCCACATCGGTGGAATGATGGCAggtataaaatcaatatttgtatgtaaatgacaatataattaaaagccttaaattaaaactatatctGAGTGATTGAAAAAGCAATCTACAGTTGACCCTCAGTATCTAGAGCATTAATTGGTATTTCTACTATATTTAACTATGAATATGTCAAAGAGTTAAAAGACCTAACGGATGTTTCATTATCTCATCTAACGGTGTATATATCAGTCAATATTAATCTTGCTAATAAATTCTGAGATAATTAGGTTTGACAATATATTATACCCTTATAAAATAATTGCTTAAACCTAATAAGaatcagtttaattttttatcataaggaaataaaaaaatgtgtatccttgcaaattattacaaaattgtatgaaatttaaatgattgaGCTTCAGTGTGATGCAGGTCACATTATAACAGAGGCAGCATATTGGTAATTTTCTAGCCAATCAAATCGCTAATTAAAacttagctgcaataatgtagccctctcctgatttttcttttttttttttgggggggggggggggggggaggtaaacatcagatataaaaaattagagagggctacattattgcagctaattgaaacttgaaataatattattttctttaactaatttaTTATTTCAGGCTTACTTGTGGGGATTCCGTTGTTAAAGAATGTGAATGTGCTGACCTGGGAGAAAAGGCTTGGTTGGGTCTCCCTTGTTGTCTACCTCCTGTTCACAGCTTTCTGCATGTTCTTCAATGGACTCTATACCGGCTATCCAGAAACGGACTGGAGTGACTGTTGTCCAGCCTGAGAGATGGAAGGATGTTGGATATACAATTCAAGGCTGTTAATTACATATtaccttttttattttatggctGTTAAATACATACCTTCTTATTCAGAAATCAGATATAATTAATATTACTTGTATAGATCGGTACATTAgacttcctttttttttcaaattgaaatcttttattatattttttttacaaatgttgaAGCATGCATCGATTGACACTGTGGTGTTGGTTTTATAATTGGTTAATTGGTTTTTTAAATCCTTGCTCACAACAAGTGCCTCAATATTGCTCATCATGTAAAAGGAGTCTAAAATTATTGTATTATTGAATTATTGTACTAATGTGTACTTCTATTTGAGATCTGTGATGCTTGGCATAATAGAAACAAGGGCAGGTGTAGACTTGTAAGTTTCAGTGCCAATTAAGACAGGATTTCTTTTTGCTcaatattcattataatttttttttggggggagggggggggggggcagataaagttcatttgaatcAATTCAAAAGTGTATAATTTTACATACCTTTTGCTGAAAACTTAATTATGCCAGTATTTAAGCTAGGTTTCAACATGATACCTTTATTATGAgctcatatttatttattttttataaagatttttggAAGAATAATTACTTTAACCCTGTTCATGCAGTTCTCTTATGAATATTCCTTTAGCACTCATGACGTTTTCAAGTTTTGTATCATATTGCCAACCTTgcctttttttcttcatatctgAAATTTCTGACATGTAagggttaatttcatttttataactttctttttattaagcATGAGTGATTATATCATGCACCCTAATTGACAAGTGAAGATGCATGACCATTTTATATTACCTCAAAGTTGATTATTAATATATTGCATGGTTGTTTTATCATAAAGCAGGTTATTTTGAAATGGCAGaatgaaacaatttttcattaatcaatttaaggtatccgatccatattaggaccaaatttttccaaccttgaatatccatcatatatttaagactttgatatttatttaaagcatTTAAGAGTAGAAAAAGATTCaccgagagaaattttcaaaaatattattaactaagcagtaattaattaattaagattGCATTAAGGTCTATGGAGACGAGcacatttttaagataaaaatggAATTACTTGGAATATCAAAAAACGCTTTGgtggaaagatgtattttatcataaGGATCacaaaaactattgaaaataaattttataccgtgcagaattttttagaattaatttttatagaataaaaacaaagggggacaactcttcaaaaaaaggaaaaggtcaTTAATTGGGACACATTCCACTCCTACATGTTGATACTTAAATAGGAAAATTATGTCCAAATATATTGAGCATTAGGCCCATACATATCTGTTATGCACCCAGATTCATTGAATCCGAGGCTATTATGGATCAGATACCTTAATTCACCAGTTCTTTTGATACTTTattgtaaaagtggttatttacgtGTGGGGTAAATTTACATTAGATTGGCGGTCAGCTAAAATTAATCCACATAAAATACCCCTACTTGTATGTTTACAACAATATAAATAAGTGGTAAATTTATGCATAGTGTATTGTTTgacttaaaaaaacatttacttaACCTGACCATcttaaataaccacttttacagtaataTTGGCAATTTCCAAATTCTTCATATTTTTGGTGATTTGGTATTGATCATAAAAATTAGCAGAAATTAGCACATGGCTGACAAAATAACTTGCTTCACTTTATCagatacatatgtacatgttctgATTGGTTGTTGAATGTGTTCTATTTTACTGTTAgctaatatatattatttacttGTACCGTACATGATGTCATGATCAATGAACATGTGAAAgatatacttttattttttaattagcaTTCCTACATGCAATTACAAGTTATCTAAGTCCTGGAACCTCTTTATACTCATTTTTTATAACATCATTATTTTCTACCAAatgtaataatttattgtttttatttaggtttgaaaaaatgaataaaattttttacattaaagttGTTGAGATCTTTATCTGAAAGTTGTTATCAAAGATGTGTAATGATAAAGCATTTCTACTGCAAGTGGGAGGTCGATGGTTATATAGTTCCTTGGGACACAATTTAACAGAATGTGGTGGTAtagtttcttttgtttttttaatgcatttcaaCAAGGAAAATTTTGGAGAACCATCAAGTTCTCTCAAAAAAGAACTATATGATATTGGTCAAATTTGGCCCCATcatttgccattttttaaagtgtttcaggtacaataatttgttattttattttttagaagagttgacaTAAGATATGTTTTTGAcctatttatttaattcatatgcactcactggcagtatatgacgtcagaagtgatgCTATTTTTAGagttcaatcaaaatcagcaaaaatcgacattttttaaaatcttttttcgaatgggaaatatagagtgACACTTAataagaacgaactttttgtcacttataagttctggatagatacatgtacatctttggtgaaaatattttgattgcaTGTTCAAGCAATCGCtcaatgttttctgaaagaaaaattgcttgaaaacaagccattttatgctaaaaatgcaaaaatggtggGAAAAGGTCAATTTTATGatgtcaaattttttaaattgtgtggTCTTAAATCAAGGAGaaaattatgagaaaaaaaatcaaatgtatatctgtacatattaaacaaataattatagTAAAATGACACTGTTCATATAAGGGCCCCGGGCCATTtaaggctcaaaccatatacatgtatagtcctTTTGCACTTGCTTAAAAGCTGTTGGCACTGAAAATGAATCAATCTTAAACATGTATTGAGGtcctttattttttcaaaacttttttaagtagaggtttttttttatgatatgttattataaaaaaatatgatttacttGTATTTGAGAGTTGAAATTATAGTGCAAAGACCaagttaaggtggaataacacatcatcacaaaatggctgatcTCTGATTGAAACGGCataactttttattaaaaaagaattttatcaacAGTCACAAGTAACTTGCTCCATATTTTGATGAATGCTCCTGGAATCCAAATTTTGAGATCAGCCTAttcataaatgtacataaacttAAAAAACCTCACTGAGTTAAGTAATGACAAAAGGTATGCAAACTGGTTgttcatgatttttatttttaaatttcaacattttaaaagtttttctacCTTCTGTACAggtaataaataatgaaaatttcatAGCTATTGTAGAATCTTTTcaacataaaaatgaaacagaATCATATTCTGTGTCAAACACTCTACCAGTAACTACAGTAATAGCAGAAATAATTgataacaattttcaaaaaccatgcaacaatatgtataaattaATATGGAAATAAATACTTTGTATCACATCTGTATTAAAAACCTCTGTCTGACATTCATCAAATGAACAATGTGAAACAAGAGGCATAATGGCTTTACAATATAAAAACCCACAAGAGCTCCAATGGCTTTAACAGTCACATGGATATATTACAACAGTGCAAAGGATCCATGGAATGGCAATACATTATATAAACAAGCAACAAAATAGCTGGGTCAGTTGATTCAAACCTCTAACCTGAGAGGAGCGAGCATGAGGGATAACAATCCATAAATACTATCCAATTGGTATTTAGACTTTGATAAACTAGATGTATAACTAATTACCAGGCCAGAAGAGATGCATTCTAATGGGTACGATGTATAAAGATGAATAGCTGCTTCAAAATAAGCTGAACATCAGTACACATgacaaataaaagaaattttcgAAGGGCAACAACTCTGCCAAAACccatttataatgtaaaattgtCTCTATAACATATATCTCAACAATACAACAAATAAAAGTGCTAATGATGAAAATTACAATTATTTGCATAAACTTG from Crassostrea angulata isolate pt1a10 chromosome 7, ASM2561291v2, whole genome shotgun sequence includes:
- the LOC128157128 gene encoding rhomboid-related protein 2-like isoform X2, translated to MSSRPTTQELEDRYRPMFEKHGRQGIPLRDLREELEEEGLTESIAPERLDELLRRADADGDKRIRLGEFVRMMSGDNVKEHERKKIGGLLGAAIANIVPQSMREDFMANYNCKPPPIFMIFISIVEIVIFIVYAEEQKSRGVATTATSGVPLYSPLLYKPDRRYEAWRFVTYMFLHQGYIHLISNLVFQLLLGLPLELVHKFWRVFLIYVLGVIAGSLAHSVTDHSVSLCGASGGCYALIGAHIASVITNWKEMNYKCCDGSLIRFLLSAPVRLSVFLVLAIGDTSVAVYRRFFEEGATKIGISAHIGGMMAGLLVGIPLLKNVNVLTWEKRLGWVSLVVYLLFTAFCMFFNGLYTGYPETDWSDCCPA